Within the Bradyrhizobium ottawaense genome, the region AGATATTTGCGTACGTCCACCCGCTCCTGCAGCAGCGGGATCGTGGCGTTTAATTTGGCGATCGTCGCCACAATTGTTTCGCGTTCCGCGTCCTTCTGCGCCAGTTGTCGGTCAATTGCCGCCAGCTTCGCGGCATGTTCCGCCTTCTGGCTCGCCAGGAACTGACGATGCATCTCGACCAGCCGCTCGCTCGCACCCGCTGGCGGCGTGAAGTCGGCGATCGGATGGGCGTCCGCGGCAAGTGCCGCGCGTAAGCGCGCAATGTCGAGTTCGACGGCGATCAAATCGCTTTTCACATGGTCAAGTTCGGCGGCACTGATGGTTGGATCCAGTTCGATCAGCACGTCCCCCGCCTTTACCGTTGTGCCATCGCGAACATGAATCGCCCGCACTACTCCCGTTTCGGCCGGCTGGATCACCTTGGTCCGGCCATTCACAACGATCTTTCCGGGCGCGGTTGCTACGACGTCGACGATGCCGAGCGACGCCCAGACCAGCGCCGCGCAGAACAGCAGGATGACGGTCAAGCCGATGGCGCGGCCGATCGGTGACGGCGGCGTCTCGACCACCTCAAGCGCGGCCGGAAGAAAGGCCGTCTCGTATTCCCGCCGCTGCCGCTGGCGGCTCGGGAACTGGATGATTTTCCTGGCGGCCGTCATTAACCGTCCGCCTGCAGTAAATGGAGGCTCGCATACCGCCCGTTTGAACGGATCAACTCGTCGTGGGTGCCGTCTTCGACGACGCGTCCACGCTCGATCGTAAGGATGCGATCGGCCCGGCGCACCGCGGAAAGCCGATGGGCGATAACGAAAACGGTACGGCGTTCGCATATCCGGTTCATATTGTCCTGGATGATGCGTTCGCTCTCGTAATCAAGCGCGCTGGTGGCCTCATCGAAAATCAGAATGCGGGGATCAGTCACCAGCGCACGGGCGATGGCGATGCGTTGCCGCTGACCACCCGAGAGGCTGCACCCTCGCTCGCCGACGACCGTGTCGTAGCCCTCGGGAAGCTCAAGAATGAACTCATGCGCGCCAGCCAGATTGGCGGCATCGATGATCCGCTGCATGGACATGGCGGGATCCGCGAGCGCTATATTCTCGGCGACGGATCGATTGAAAAGGATGTCCTCCTGCAGAACAATGCCAACCTGTCGCCGTAGCCAGGCGGCATCGGTCAATGCGAGATCGACACCGTCGATGAGGACGCGCCCGGTCTCCGGCACGTAGAGGCGCTCGAGAAGCTTCGCCAGCGTGCTCTTGCCAGATCCCGACGGGCCGACGACACCAACTATCTGCCCGGCCGGAACATGAAAACTGACGTCGTGCAGGATTTCCGGCCCATCGACGCGATAGCGAAACCCGACGTGGTCAAAGGTGACAGCCCCGCGGATCGGCGGGAGCACGGCGCGGCCGATGTCGATCGTGGGCTCCGGGCGAGTATTGAGGATGTCCCCGAGTCTCTCGATCGAGAGGCGGGCTTGATGAAAGTCCTGCCATATCTGGGCGATGCGCAAGACCGGCATACTCACGCGATTGGCCAGCATGTTGAAGGCCACCAGTTCGCCGACAGTGAGGCTACCCTCGATCACCAGCTTTGCACCGAAAAAAAGCACGGCAACGGTAACCAGATGGTTCACCAGTTGCACGGCCTGGCTCGTGATATTACCGAGGCTGAGGACGCGGAAGCTTGCGGAAACGTAACCGGCGAGCTGCTCCTCCCAACGCCGATTCATCTGCGGCTCAACCGCCATCGCTTTCAACGTCTGGATGCCGGTGATGCTCTCCACCAGGAACGCCTGATTCTCCGCCCCCCGACGAAACTTTTCATCCAGCCGTTCGCGGAATAGCGGGGTGGCGACCGCTGAAATGCCGATATAGAACGGGAATGCGCCAGCAACGACGAGCGTCAGAACGGGGGAGTAGACGAGCATCACCGCAAGGAAAACGACCGTAAACAGAAGATCGATCACGAAAGTCAGCGCTGAACTCGTCAGGAAGTTGCGTATATTCTCGAGCTCCTGGACGCGGGCAACGGAATCGCCGACACGGCGGGTCTGAAAATAGGTTAGCGGCAGCGCCACCAGATGGCGATACAGGCGCGCGCCGAGCTCGACGTCGATGCGGTTGGTCGTGTGGGAAAAAAGGTAGGTGCGCAAGGTGCCAAGCGTTGCCTCGAACACTGCGATCACCACAAGACCGATGACGAGAACCTCAAGCGTGCTCAATCCGCGATGCACGAGAACCTTGTCGATAATGACCTGGAAGAACAGCGGGCTGACAAGCGCGAACAACTGAAGGAAGAAGGAAGCGATCAGCACCTCGCTCAACAGGTAACGATATTTCTGTACAGCGCCCAGGAACCAGGTGATGTCGAACCGCCGTGAAAGATCGGAGAGCGACGCGCGACGCGTCATCAGGACCAGACGACCGTCCCAGAGCGCCTCGAATTCAGCACGGGTCAGCTTGATCGGACGGAGCTCCGAGAGACGTTGCACCAGGACTACGTCGCCCTCCGCCTTGCCGAGCACGAGAAAGCCGCCATCGTTGAGGGCCGCGACCGCCGGCAAGGGCGTGCGCGCAAGACGTGCCCAGTTCGTGTTGATCGTGCGCGCTTTAAGTCCAAAATCCCTTGCGCATCGCAGCATCTCCGGGATGCCGACGCTCCGTGTGCCCAAACGGTGGCGGAGCTGCTCCTCCTCAGCCGCAACGCCATGCAGCCTAAGCAGCAAGACAAGGACGAAAAGCCCGGTTTCCTCTTGCGACATCATCTGCTGGTTTCCCTGGGCGCGAACAGGCCCGAGATCGCCGATCTATCCGTCCCGCCTAATGGCATCGTCTGTCCACGCATCGTTCGGTCATCACAGGTCAGCCAGGCGGTTTGGTCAGGAACGCGTTGACGCCACCGAGCCCCGTTTGCTGCGAACTCACCAAGGCGGTCAGGCTAGTGCCGGCTGCGCCCTGGCTGGAGCTGGCCGCCATATACTGATCGAGCAGCGCTGCGAACGTCGAGTACGACGACGGAGCCAAGGCTGGAGCCACATTGACCGGAAGGATCGATGCAGCCGACGGTGATGTGATCGGAGGATCGGTGACAACGATCGTTTGCGGCGTCGAGGTAACCGCGCCACCCGGTGTCGAATCGCTTGCCGTAAGGGTGACGTTGTTTACCGGCTGGCCTGAACCTGTATATGACGAACTCAGTGTCAGGCCACTGTTGACCTCGGCTGCGCTCAAGGTAACCGAAGTGCCGCTGAAGATGGTTTGATCAAGACTGTCGGTGATCGTCTCGTAACTGGCCAACCCGCCTACCGTCACTGACACCACGTTGTTGGCATCTCCCGGCGAGACCTGGACGCCCAGCGAGATGGAGCCTCCCGCAGCAACGGTCAGCGCCGCACTGCCGATCGTAAGCGTCGGTGCCGGCGGCGCAGACTGGGGATCGGTTATCAAGACGCCGCCTGCTCCGTCACTGGCGGCCGCGAAGCCCGCACCGCCGAGGCTGGAGGTCTGGAAGTCCAGACTGGCCGCCTGGTTGGCGCCGTTCGATACCTGCAGCACACCCGTCGACGCGTTGTAGCTGAGCGTCACACCGGCCGAGGAGAAATTCTTGAGATCTATCGTGTCCCCAGGGGCGAAGGCTTGCAGCTGCGGTCCCGCATAGGATGTGGTACCGACATTGGTGCCGAACAATGCGGCGTTGTCGATAATAAGCTCGCTGCTGCCGCCCTGGAAACTGATTTGCGTAGCCGTTCCGGAAGCCGCGGCAACTTCAAGCGTGGCACCGCCGCCGAGTTGGAAGAGGCCGGTGCTGTTTGGATCAACAGCTGTTGACACATCGAGTGAGCCGGCGATGCTCACCGTGCCGTTGTCCAGGACGGTCGGGGCAATATTGGAACCATTGAGCGTCCAGGTCGCGCCTGCATCGACGGCAAGGTTCTGGAAGTTGTTGAACGAGCCAGTGCCCACTCCGCCGATCGAGCCTGTGCCGCTGGCGAGCTCCAGCGTGCTCGTGCCGCTGCCGCCGGTGACCCCGCCGATGAACACGGCGCCGGGGTCGACCACGAGCCGATTGGTCGCACTGCCCGAGAAGTCGATGGCGTAGCTCGCGCCGGAAATCGTGCCGGCGTTTGTCACCGTGCCGTTACCGCCGGAGAGGAAGATGCCGAAGGCGCTGCCCGCGATGGTCGCACCGGCGAGGTTCGTGATACTGCCGCCGCCCTCGATATCGGCAGCAGCGCCGGCTGTCGCAACGATACTTCCGGCATTGCTGAGCGTCGTAGCACCTCCCCGCGCGAAGACACCTGCGGACTGACCCGAGATCGAGCCGAAGTTGGCGATACTGCCGCCAGCCACGAGACCGACACCGTGAGCGCCGGAGATGCTGCCGCTGTTGCTCAGCGTTGCGAGAACTCCGGTGGTGAAGACACCGAACGCGCCGCCCGAGATCGATCCGCCCGAATTGTTCGTAATGCTGCCGCCACCCGCAAGCGCGACGCCCGCACCACCGCCAGTCGTCGCATTGATGCTGCCGCTATTGGTGACCGCCCCTGATCCTCCCGCGGTGACATAAACGCCACTGCTGGCGCCCGTGATCGATGCGCCCGCGCTGTTGGTGACGCTGCCACCGCTCAAGAGTTCGACGCCAGCGCTATTTGCACCCGCAATGCTGCCCTGGTTCGTGACGGTGCCGCTGGCTCCGGCAAGGAAAACGCCGAAAGAGCTGCCCGAAATCAACCCGGTCGAATTGTTCGTGATGCTGCCGCCGCCCTCGATATCGGCGGCAGCCCCGGCCGTCGCACCGATGCTGCCGGAGTTGCTGATCGTCGCGGCGCCTCCCCGCGCAAAGACGCCGGCGGACTGGCCCGAGATCGCGCCGACGTTGGCGATGCTGCCGCCGGCCACCAGACCGACACCGTGAGCGCCCGAGATGCTGCCGCTGTTGCTCAGCGTTGCGAGAACTCCGGTGGTGAAGACGCCGAACGCACCGCCCGTGATCGATCCGCCCGAATTGTTCGTGATGTTGCCGCCACCCGCAAGATCGACACCCGCACCACCGGCATTCGCCGCATTGATGCTGCCGCTATTGATGATGGTGCCTGATCCTCCCGCTGTGACATAGACGCCACTGCTGGGGCCCTTGATCGAGGCGCCAGCGTTGTTGGTGACGCTGCCACCTTTCAAGAGTTCGACGCCAGCGCTATTTGCACTCGTGATGCTGCCCTGGTTCGTGACGCTGCCGCTGGCTCCGGTAACGAAGACCCCGAACGAGCTGCCCGAAATTGACCCGGTCGAATTGTTCGTGATGCTGCCGCCGGCCTCAATATCGGCGCCGGCGCCGGCCGTCGCGCTGATGCTGCCGGCATTGCTGAGCGTCGCAGCAGCTCCCTGCGAAAACACGCCAGCCGACTGGCCCGAGATCGAACCGGAGGTAGCGTTCGTGACGCTGCCGCCGGCCCCGAGACCGACACCGTGAGCGCCCGAGATGCTGCCGCTGTTGTTCAGCGTTGCGAGAACTCCGGTGGTGAAGACACCGAACGCGGCGCCCGAGATCGATCCGCCCTTGTTGTTCGTGATGCTGCCGCCACCCGCAAGAGCGACGCCCGCGCCACCGGCATTCGCCGCACTGATGGTACCGCTGTTGGTGACAGTCCCTGATCCTCCCGCCGTGACATAGACACCAGCGCTGCCGCCCTTGATCGATGCGCCCGCGTTGTTGGTGACGCTGCCACCTTTCACGAGCTCGACGGCGCCGTATTTCGCACTCGCGATTTGGCCAGTGTTCGTGACGATGCCGCCGGCACCGGTAACGAAGACCCCGAACGAGTTGCCCGAAACTGACCCGGTCGAATTGTTCGTGACCTTGCCGCCATCGGCGAGATCAATGCCGGCGCTGCCTGTCCCGCTCGCGCTGATGCTGCCGCTGTTGGTGACGGTGCCCGCCGCCCGGTACTTGACATAGACGCCGCCATTGAGACCCGAAATGGAAGCGCCGGCGGCGTTCGTGACGATGCCGCCAAGCCCGAGAACGGCGCCGTCATAGGTAGCACCCGAAATGCTGCCTTGGTTCACAAGCGTGGTGAAGCCGCCCTCCAGGAAGGCTCCGAACTTGTGGCCCGTGATGGTCCCGGTTGAGGTGTTCGTGGCGCTGCCGCCGTTCTCCAGATAGATGCCGGTGCCTTGGGTCCCTGTCCCGGTAATAAAGCCAGCGTTCGTGAGAGTCCCGGGATTGCTCTCGAAGAAGACGCCGGCGCCCAGTGCCGAAATGGACCCGGACGCAGCGTTCGAAA harbors:
- a CDS encoding type I secretion system permease/ATPase, whose product is MMSQEETGLFVLVLLLRLHGVAAEEEQLRHRLGTRSVGIPEMLRCARDFGLKARTINTNWARLARTPLPAVAALNDGGFLVLGKAEGDVVLVQRLSELRPIKLTRAEFEALWDGRLVLMTRRASLSDLSRRFDITWFLGAVQKYRYLLSEVLIASFFLQLFALVSPLFFQVIIDKVLVHRGLSTLEVLVIGLVVIAVFEATLGTLRTYLFSHTTNRIDVELGARLYRHLVALPLTYFQTRRVGDSVARVQELENIRNFLTSSALTFVIDLLFTVVFLAVMLVYSPVLTLVVAGAFPFYIGISAVATPLFRERLDEKFRRGAENQAFLVESITGIQTLKAMAVEPQMNRRWEEQLAGYVSASFRVLSLGNITSQAVQLVNHLVTVAVLFFGAKLVIEGSLTVGELVAFNMLANRVSMPVLRIAQIWQDFHQARLSIERLGDILNTRPEPTIDIGRAVLPPIRGAVTFDHVGFRYRVDGPEILHDVSFHVPAGQIVGVVGPSGSGKSTLAKLLERLYVPETGRVLIDGVDLALTDAAWLRRQVGIVLQEDILFNRSVAENIALADPAMSMQRIIDAANLAGAHEFILELPEGYDTVVGERGCSLSGGQRQRIAIARALVTDPRILIFDEATSALDYESERIIQDNMNRICERRTVFVIAHRLSAVRRADRILTIERGRVVEDGTHDELIRSNGRYASLHLLQADG
- a CDS encoding beta strand repeat-containing protein, translated to MSRTISSSTTGPVVLGLLDNPLYVTSTGTVTSTGSADGIDGGAGTTWTISNAGVVSASSGNGVSLASRGIVGNTGSISGNDALVLRAGGSVTNNVGGSISGLGALGAGLGFGAGVYITGATGTVTNRSTISGVAYGVGLGAGGLVTNTSSITGGEDGAIVQGAIGTIANFGKITATVDDGVALFKGGSVTNASGASISGAGGAGIFITGGAGTVTNAGSIAGLTHHGVLIAGGGSLSNAASGSISALGAGVFFESNPGTLTNAGFITGTGTQGTGIYLENGGSATNTSTGTITGHKFGAFLEGGFTTLVNQGSISGATYDGAVLGLGGIVTNAAGASISGLNGGVYVKYRAAGTVTNSGSISASGTGSAGIDLADGGKVTNNSTGSVSGNSFGVFVTGAGGIVTNTGQIASAKYGAVELVKGGSVTNNAGASIKGGSAGVYVTAGGSGTVTNSGTISAANAGGAGVALAGGGSITNNKGGSISGAAFGVFTTGVLATLNNSGSISGAHGVGLGAGGSVTNATSGSISGQSAGVFSQGAAATLSNAGSISATAGAGADIEAGGSITNNSTGSISGSSFGVFVTGASGSVTNQGSITSANSAGVELLKGGSVTNNAGASIKGPSSGVYVTAGGSGTIINSGSINAANAGGAGVDLAGGGNITNNSGGSITGGAFGVFTTGVLATLSNSGSISGAHGVGLVAGGSIANVGAISGQSAGVFARGGAATISNSGSIGATAGAAADIEGGGSITNNSTGLISGSSFGVFLAGASGTVTNQGSIAGANSAGVELLSGGSVTNSAGASITGASSGVYVTAGGSGAVTNSGSINATTGGGAGVALAGGGSITNNSGGSISGGAFGVFTTGVLATLSNSGSISGAHGVGLVAGGSIANFGSISGQSAGVFARGGATTLSNAGSIVATAGAAADIEGGGSITNLAGATIAGSAFGIFLSGGNGTVTNAGTISGASYAIDFSGSATNRLVVDPGAVFIGGVTGGSGTSTLELASGTGSIGGVGTGSFNNFQNLAVDAGATWTLNGSNIAPTVLDNGTVSIAGSLDVSTAVDPNSTGLFQLGGGATLEVAAASGTATQISFQGGSSELIIDNAALFGTNVGTTSYAGPQLQAFAPGDTIDLKNFSSAGVTLSYNASTGVLQVSNGANQAASLDFQTSSLGGAGFAAASDGAGGVLITDPQSAPPAPTLTIGSAALTVAAGGSISLGVQVSPGDANNVVSVTVGGLASYETITDSLDQTIFSGTSVTLSAAEVNSGLTLSSSYTGSGQPVNNVTLTASDSTPGGAVTSTPQTIVVTDPPITSPSAASILPVNVAPALAPSSYSTFAALLDQYMAASSSQGAAGTSLTALVSSQQTGLGGVNAFLTKPPG